The Nitrobacter hamburgensis X14 genome contains the following window.
GTCCTTGATGCCGTGGCGCGAGTCGATCAGCACATAGACTCGCGCAAGGCTCGCCCGGCCGAGCAGAAATTTATGGATCAGCGACGTCCACGACGCGATCCTGGCTTTCGGCGCCGACGCAAAGCCGTAGCCGGGCATGTCGACCAGCCGGACATCGGCGTCTTTCGGGCCTTCGAAGAAGATCAGTTCCTGGGTGCGGCCGGGAGTGCGGGAGGTTCGGGCCAGCGTGCCGCGGCCGGTCAGCGCGTTGATCAGGCTCGACTTGCCGACGTTGGAACGTCCGGCGAACGCGACCTCGACGCCAGCCATCGGCGGGAGCGTCTCGATCGACGGCGAGGCCCAGATGAATTGCCAGTCGCCCGCAAACAGTTTGCGGCCCCGCTCTATCAGGTCCGCATCGGCGCCGGTTGTCATGCGAGAGCTTTCACAGGCGTCATTGCGAACTCGGGACCAAACTGGCTTTGCCAATTTTGCGCTGAGCGAAGCAATCCAGCGTAGCGCGGCTTGGAACTGGATTGCTTCGTCGCTTTCGCTCCTCGCAATGACAATGGAAGGATTCTACGTCTTCGCCGGCTTGTCGGAGGATTTGCGGCGGAAGACTGACTTCACGTTGTTGAGCAGTTCCACCTTCACGCCGTTGCGGCGCATGATGTAG
Protein-coding sequences here:
- the yihA gene encoding ribosome biogenesis GTP-binding protein YihA/YsxC; this translates as MTTGADADLIERGRKLFAGDWQFIWASPSIETLPPMAGVEVAFAGRSNVGKSSLINALTGRGTLARTSRTPGRTQELIFFEGPKDADVRLVDMPGYGFASAPKARIASWTSLIHKFLLGRASLARVYVLIDSRHGIKDIDQAILTTLDRSAVSYQIVLTKADEVKATEMAERTEATRTLLAKHPAAFPDVLVTSSRTGYGVPELRAAMARLIGEHQR